The following proteins are encoded in a genomic region of Oceanisphaera profunda:
- the hldE gene encoding bifunctional D-glycero-beta-D-manno-heptose-7-phosphate kinase/D-glycero-beta-D-manno-heptose 1-phosphate adenylyltransferase HldE, protein MKIKLPEFDSAKVLVVGDVMLDRYWSGPTMRISPEAPVPVVKVEHNEERPGGAANVALNIAALGAKARLLGLTGNDEAATSLQDKMQGVGVECDFVRLNSHPTITKLRVMSRNQQLLRLDFEDSFGPDDAAPLTEKTRTALEQAGVIVLSDYAKGALTQVRALIQAANQAGVPVLVDPKGSDFEKYRGATLLTPNMTEFEAVVGKVKDEQELVARGRELIKKFDFKALLVTRSEHGMTLIHADDHELHLPAQAHEVFDVTGAGDTVIATLATALAAGLHLDEACALANVAASIVVGKLGTSTVSAIELANVLYGTPESGMGVVTEQQLKQVMDAARRRGEKIVMTNGCFDILHAGHVSYLSHARKLGDRLVVAVNTDASVRALKGDGRPVNTVDRRMAVLAGLGAVDWVVPFAEDTPQRLIAETLPDVLVKGGDYKAEDIAGFEEVTANGGEVKVLNFEEGCSTTAIIQAIRTRG, encoded by the coding sequence TTATTGGTCTGGCCCTACCATGCGCATCTCACCGGAAGCGCCTGTTCCTGTTGTCAAAGTTGAGCACAACGAGGAGCGGCCAGGGGGAGCGGCCAACGTGGCGCTCAATATCGCAGCACTGGGTGCTAAAGCGCGCTTGCTGGGCTTAACCGGTAACGATGAAGCGGCCACCTCTTTGCAAGATAAAATGCAGGGCGTGGGCGTGGAGTGCGACTTTGTGCGCTTAAACAGTCATCCCACCATTACTAAGTTGCGGGTGATGAGCCGTAATCAGCAATTGCTGCGTTTAGACTTTGAAGACAGCTTTGGCCCAGACGATGCGGCGCCGTTAACCGAAAAAACTCGTACTGCCTTAGAGCAAGCGGGGGTAATAGTGCTGTCGGATTATGCCAAAGGCGCACTGACGCAAGTACGAGCGCTGATCCAGGCGGCCAACCAAGCCGGCGTGCCGGTATTGGTGGACCCGAAAGGTTCTGACTTTGAAAAATATCGTGGTGCTACTTTACTCACGCCCAATATGACCGAGTTTGAGGCGGTAGTGGGTAAGGTAAAAGACGAACAAGAGCTGGTGGCCCGTGGCCGCGAGCTGATCAAAAAATTCGACTTTAAAGCGCTGTTAGTCACTCGCTCCGAACACGGCATGACCTTAATTCATGCAGATGATCACGAGCTGCACTTACCTGCCCAAGCTCATGAAGTGTTTGACGTTACCGGTGCCGGCGATACGGTGATTGCCACGCTAGCGACCGCGCTGGCGGCGGGTTTACACCTAGATGAAGCCTGTGCGTTGGCTAACGTGGCTGCCAGTATAGTGGTTGGCAAGCTGGGCACCTCGACAGTGTCCGCCATCGAGCTGGCTAACGTATTATACGGCACGCCAGAGTCTGGTATGGGGGTAGTGACCGAACAGCAGCTTAAGCAGGTCATGGACGCGGCGCGCCGTCGTGGTGAGAAAATCGTGATGACCAACGGTTGTTTCGATATTTTGCACGCCGGCCACGTGTCTTACCTGAGCCATGCGCGCAAGCTGGGTGATCGCTTAGTGGTGGCGGTAAATACCGATGCTTCAGTACGCGCGCTGAAAGGCGATGGCCGTCCGGTAAACACCGTGGATCGCCGCATGGCGGTCTTGGCGGGCTTAGGTGCCGTGGATTGGGTCGTGCCCTTTGCCGAAGATACGCCGCAACGCTTAATTGCCGAGACCCTGCCGGATGTATTAGTGAAAGGCGGCGATTATAAAGCTGAAGATATCGCCGGTTTTGAGGAAGTCACCGCCAATGGCGGCGAAGTTAA